One genomic segment of uncultured Desulfobacter sp. includes these proteins:
- the acnA gene encoding aconitate hydratase AcnA — MDQDKFGSKDHLKLSNGPAQFYKLENLEKQGIGNVSRLPFSIKILLEQTLRNLDHFQVNEDDIVALANWQPKQKSEKEIPFKPARVVLQDLTGVPALVDLAALRTSMSQLGGNPAVINPKIPVDLIIDHSIQVDSFGMPNSLQINMEKEFERNRERYEFLKWGQKNFKNMRIFPPGVGIVHQANLEFLANVVQMKDNICFSDTLVGTDSHTPMVNSLGVLGWGVGGIEAESVMLGQPIYMQIPEVVGFKLTGKMNPGTTATDLVFRVVQILRDVGVVEKFVEFYGDGLSGLSLPDRATISNMAPEYGATIGFFPTDIETLHYLKGTGRSPDVIERVEHYCKAQGLFRTDGMSSPEFSDEIELDLSTIEPSLAGPKRPQDRIGLSNMKHAWAKSLTASVSQQGYELKENELSSQAEISLPKSEKPFTLAHGSVVLAAITSCTNTSNPFVMIAAGLLAKKAVEKGLKTKPWVKTSLAPGSRIVTDYLQQAKLDGFLEQLGFFTVGYGCTSCIGNSGPFSEPISKAIIDKDLVVASVLSGNRNFEGRVHALTKANYLASPPLVVAYAIAGTININLSEDPLGMDRNGHPVYLKDIWPNSNEIAELTSLITPEMYIERYSNFETLSPLWNEIPTKGDEVYAWDESSTYIRNPPFFLNMSKEIEPIRDIFDAKVLVKVGDSVTTDHISPAGAIAQNSPAAAYLLEHEIQQSDFNSYGSRRGNDQVMVRGTFANIRLRNQLAPGTEGGITTYLPTGEQMSIFEASQKYKASGTPLIVLAGKEYGTGSSRDWAAKGTYLLGVKAVIATSYERIHRSNLLGMGVLPLQFKDGNSPDALKLTGKESYSILGLRDGIKPGQELILKVDDQEIPVVLRLDTPVEIEYYQNGGILHTVLRNFIRDVG; from the coding sequence ATGGATCAAGACAAATTTGGCAGTAAAGATCACCTCAAGCTATCTAATGGGCCGGCGCAGTTCTATAAACTTGAAAATTTGGAAAAACAAGGAATAGGAAATGTTTCTCGCCTGCCATTTTCAATTAAGATATTATTGGAGCAAACCCTGCGCAACTTGGACCACTTCCAAGTGAATGAGGATGATATCGTCGCGTTGGCAAATTGGCAGCCCAAACAAAAATCTGAAAAAGAGATCCCTTTTAAGCCGGCCCGGGTTGTTCTGCAAGATTTAACAGGCGTCCCCGCTCTGGTTGATCTAGCCGCCTTACGAACATCCATGAGCCAGTTAGGAGGGAATCCTGCTGTTATTAACCCCAAAATACCAGTGGATCTAATTATTGATCACTCCATTCAAGTTGACTCGTTTGGCATGCCAAACTCCCTGCAGATCAATATGGAAAAGGAATTTGAACGTAACCGGGAAAGATATGAATTCCTGAAATGGGGACAAAAAAACTTTAAAAATATGAGGATATTCCCTCCCGGCGTAGGCATTGTACATCAGGCGAACCTGGAGTTTTTGGCCAATGTCGTGCAAATGAAAGATAACATCTGTTTTTCGGATACACTGGTTGGAACCGATTCCCACACACCAATGGTGAACAGTTTAGGCGTGTTAGGCTGGGGCGTTGGTGGAATTGAAGCTGAATCAGTCATGCTGGGACAACCCATTTATATGCAGATCCCTGAAGTTGTAGGATTCAAATTAACCGGGAAAATGAACCCCGGAACCACAGCCACGGATTTGGTTTTTAGAGTTGTTCAAATCTTAAGAGATGTGGGTGTGGTGGAAAAATTTGTTGAATTTTATGGTGACGGACTTTCAGGTCTTAGTCTTCCTGATAGAGCCACTATATCCAACATGGCGCCCGAATATGGTGCGACCATAGGGTTCTTCCCCACAGATATTGAGACGTTGCACTATTTAAAAGGCACCGGCAGAAGCCCTGACGTGATTGAAAGAGTGGAGCATTACTGCAAAGCGCAAGGTCTATTCAGAACCGACGGAATGTCCTCACCTGAATTTTCAGATGAAATTGAGCTGGATCTTTCCACCATCGAGCCGTCGTTGGCAGGCCCCAAACGTCCCCAGGATCGAATCGGATTGTCAAACATGAAGCATGCTTGGGCAAAAAGCTTAACAGCATCCGTTAGCCAACAAGGATATGAGTTAAAAGAGAACGAGCTGTCTTCCCAAGCAGAGATAAGCCTTCCCAAATCAGAAAAGCCTTTTACCCTGGCACACGGATCGGTTGTACTTGCCGCCATCACCTCCTGTACGAATACCAGCAATCCATTTGTCATGATTGCTGCCGGATTACTCGCCAAAAAAGCAGTTGAAAAGGGGCTAAAAACAAAACCATGGGTTAAAACATCACTGGCACCTGGATCAAGGATTGTCACCGATTACCTGCAGCAAGCAAAACTTGACGGCTTTTTAGAACAACTTGGCTTCTTTACGGTGGGATATGGCTGTACAAGCTGTATTGGAAATTCCGGCCCCTTCTCGGAACCCATTAGCAAAGCGATAATAGACAAAGACCTGGTCGTTGCCTCTGTCCTTTCCGGGAACCGTAATTTTGAAGGCAGGGTCCACGCGCTCACAAAAGCCAATTATCTGGCAAGCCCTCCCCTTGTTGTTGCTTATGCAATCGCAGGAACCATCAATATCAATCTCTCGGAAGATCCCTTGGGGATGGACCGGAATGGACACCCGGTCTACCTGAAAGATATTTGGCCGAACTCAAACGAAATCGCAGAGTTGACCTCACTGATCACGCCTGAAATGTATATAGAACGGTATAGCAATTTTGAAACGCTGTCTCCGCTTTGGAACGAAATTCCAACCAAGGGAGATGAAGTTTATGCGTGGGATGAATCTTCAACGTATATTAGAAATCCTCCCTTTTTCTTGAATATGAGTAAAGAGATAGAACCTATCCGTGATATCTTTGACGCCAAGGTGCTGGTTAAGGTCGGAGACTCGGTCACCACCGACCATATTTCACCTGCCGGAGCCATTGCACAAAACAGCCCTGCTGCGGCGTATCTGCTTGAGCATGAAATCCAACAGTCGGATTTCAACTCATATGGTTCCAGAAGGGGAAATGATCAGGTTATGGTCAGGGGAACCTTTGCCAACATCAGATTAAGAAACCAGCTGGCACCGGGGACAGAAGGCGGCATCACCACCTATCTTCCCACCGGGGAACAGATGTCAATTTTTGAAGCATCCCAGAAATATAAAGCTTCCGGAACGCCTTTGATTGTTTTAGCCGGCAAAGAATATGGAACGGGATCTTCACGAGACTGGGCCGCCAAGGGGACCTATCTTTTAGGCGTCAAAGCGGTTATTGCCACCAGTTACGAAAGGATTCACAGATCCAATCTACTGGGAATGGGCGTTTTGCCCTTACAGTTTAAAGACGGTAACTCTCCAGACGCCCTGAAGCTGACCGGGAAAGAATCCTATTCCATTCTGGGACTAAGAGATGGAATTAAACCCGGCCAGGAACTAATACTAAAAGTGGATGACCAGGAAATTCCGGTTGTACTTAGATTGGATACGCCTGTGGAAATTGAATACTATCAAAATGGAGGTATTTTGCATACAGTATTAAGAAACTTTATTAGAGACGTCGGTTAA
- a CDS encoding secondary thiamine-phosphate synthase enzyme YjbQ, protein MHFSVKTGARTQMIDITAQVQDIVRQSGTSNGLVHVFSMHTTGAVTINENADPAVPVDILSCINKVIPFDDNFKHMEGNSAAHIKVSLFGPSETVALENGKLVLGTWQSLFFCEFDGPRTRKINVTIIGA, encoded by the coding sequence ATGCACTTTTCAGTTAAAACCGGGGCCAGGACCCAGATGATAGACATTACCGCCCAGGTCCAGGACATTGTCCGGCAGTCCGGCACGAGCAACGGACTTGTGCATGTCTTCTCCATGCACACCACAGGGGCTGTGACCATTAATGAGAATGCAGATCCGGCGGTGCCTGTGGATATTTTATCCTGTATCAACAAGGTGATCCCCTTTGATGATAACTTTAAGCATATGGAAGGCAATTCAGCGGCCCACATAAAGGTCAGCCTGTTCGGTCCGTCTGAGACCGTTGCCCTTGAAAATGGAAAACTGGTTCTGGGAACCTGGCAAAGTCTTTTTTTCTGCGAGTTTGACGGGCCCAGAACCCGAAAAATCAACGTGACAATTATCGGCGCATAA
- a CDS encoding TrkA family potassium uptake protein → MKQFLIIGLGNFGFYLATHLYRKGHDVMAIDKNSVLVQSIKDHVTQAVVADATDAGTLKELGVKNVDTAVVGIGSVLGDSILAVLNLQELGVTHIVAKAISDPHKKVLEKLGVEDIIFPEKDTALSMARKLDNPNLIDYLPFMEGYGIIELPVPEKFVGKSLKQINLTNKYGVQIVAIKGMDAEHTRFSPHADHILNQGEILILLGPEKGLDTLKTATKK, encoded by the coding sequence ATGAAACAGTTTCTGATTATCGGCCTGGGAAATTTCGGATTTTACCTGGCCACACATTTATACCGCAAGGGCCATGATGTCATGGCCATAGATAAAAATTCTGTTCTTGTACAATCCATTAAAGATCATGTCACCCAGGCGGTAGTTGCGGATGCCACGGATGCCGGCACCCTTAAAGAGCTCGGCGTCAAAAATGTGGACACGGCCGTGGTAGGCATTGGCTCAGTGCTCGGGGATTCCATCCTTGCGGTGCTCAACCTTCAGGAACTTGGTGTCACGCATATTGTGGCCAAAGCCATCAGTGATCCCCACAAAAAAGTTTTGGAAAAGCTGGGCGTTGAAGACATCATCTTCCCGGAAAAAGACACGGCCCTGTCCATGGCAAGAAAACTGGACAACCCCAACCTCATAGATTATCTGCCGTTTATGGAAGGGTATGGCATAATTGAGCTTCCCGTGCCTGAAAAATTTGTGGGCAAAAGTCTTAAACAAATTAACCTGACCAATAAATACGGTGTTCAGATCGTCGCCATAAAAGGCATGGACGCCGAACATACAAGGTTCTCCCCCCATGCCGATCACATTCTGAACCAAGGCGAGATCCTGATTCTGCTCGGACCGGAAAAAGGTCTGGATACCCTGAAAACCGCCACCAAAAAATAG
- the fumC gene encoding class II fumarate hydratase, producing MANRTEHDTMGAIQVPADALWGAQTERSRQNFTIGRELMPQALIHAYARLKKACAAVNRQLTLLDDHRADLIIRVCDEILKGDHDSQFPLHVWQTGSGTQTNMNLNEVIANRAALLDGGKLDDTRPIHPNDHVNKSQSSNDTFPAAMHIAAVFEIHDTLLPAVDRMRLTLEEKSREFSQIIKIGRTHLQDATPLTLGQEISGWEAMIQSSREQILRSLETLYPLAIGGTAVGTGLNAPQGFGKAVAEELARATGHPFTQMKNTFHGLTGHDQIVFTSGAIKGLAANLMKIANDVRWLASGPRCGIGELNIPANEPGSSIMPGKINPTQAEAATMVACQVMGNDATIGFAASQGNFELNVFKPVIIHNLLQSVRLLADTISSFTSHCLAGVVPNIPVIERHLKDSLMLVTALAPHIGYDNAAVIAKKALQDGMTLKEAALELDLVQPGQFDEWVKPESMILGRK from the coding sequence ATGGCGAATCGAACCGAACATGATACCATGGGTGCAATTCAGGTGCCCGCAGACGCATTGTGGGGCGCTCAGACCGAACGTAGCCGGCAGAATTTCACCATTGGCCGGGAGTTGATGCCACAAGCCCTGATCCATGCCTATGCACGGCTTAAAAAAGCCTGTGCCGCTGTCAACAGGCAGCTGACGCTGCTGGATGATCATCGGGCAGATCTTATTATCCGGGTCTGCGATGAAATCCTGAAAGGGGATCACGACAGCCAGTTTCCCCTTCACGTCTGGCAGACCGGCAGCGGCACCCAGACCAATATGAATTTAAATGAAGTTATTGCCAACCGGGCCGCCCTCCTTGACGGTGGGAAACTCGACGATACAAGACCCATCCACCCCAATGACCATGTGAACAAATCCCAAAGTTCCAATGATACATTCCCGGCTGCCATGCATATTGCGGCCGTATTTGAGATTCATGACACCCTGCTTCCCGCTGTTGACCGCATGCGTCTGACCCTTGAAGAGAAATCCCGTGAGTTTTCACAGATTATTAAAATTGGACGCACCCATCTCCAGGATGCTACCCCGCTGACACTTGGCCAGGAAATCAGCGGCTGGGAAGCCATGATCCAAAGCAGCCGGGAACAGATTTTGCGTTCCCTGGAAACACTCTATCCCTTGGCCATTGGCGGAACAGCGGTGGGGACAGGGTTAAATGCGCCCCAAGGTTTTGGAAAAGCCGTGGCAGAAGAACTTGCCAGGGCAACCGGCCATCCGTTCACACAGATGAAAAATACTTTCCATGGTCTCACCGGACATGACCAGATCGTCTTTACCAGTGGTGCAATCAAAGGGCTGGCTGCCAATCTGATGAAAATCGCCAATGACGTCCGGTGGCTTGCCAGCGGTCCCAGATGCGGCATCGGAGAACTCAATATCCCGGCCAATGAGCCGGGCAGCTCTATCATGCCCGGAAAAATAAACCCCACACAGGCCGAAGCAGCTACCATGGTTGCCTGCCAGGTCATGGGAAATGATGCGACCATCGGCTTTGCCGCCAGCCAGGGGAATTTTGAACTCAATGTATTTAAACCGGTTATCATCCATAATCTGCTCCAGTCTGTCAGGCTTCTGGCCGACACCATCTCCTCTTTTACATCCCATTGCCTGGCCGGTGTTGTTCCGAACATCCCGGTGATTGAGCGTCACCTGAAAGACTCCCTGATGCTGGTCACAGCCCTGGCACCGCACATCGGATATGACAATGCCGCCGTGATTGCCAAAAAAGCACTTCAGGACGGAATGACATTAAAGGAGGCTGCCTTAGAACTGGATTTGGTTCAGCCCGGGCAATTTGATGAATGGGTCAAGCCTGAAAGCATGATTTTGGGTCGAAAGTAA
- the yciA gene encoding acyl-CoA thioester hydrolase YciA, translated as MEDKQQPQGDLLLRTQTMPADTNPNGDIFGGWVLSQMDIAGSILAKEFTCGRVVTIAVEGMKFIEPIQVGDIFCCYGYVEKIGNTSITVKLEVWVKPILTEACGVERFKVTEARFVYVAIDDNHKKRQIPKK; from the coding sequence ATGGAAGATAAACAACAGCCCCAAGGCGATCTGCTTCTTCGAACCCAGACAATGCCGGCAGATACAAACCCCAACGGAGACATTTTTGGGGGATGGGTCCTGTCCCAGATGGATATTGCAGGAAGTATCCTGGCCAAAGAGTTTACGTGTGGACGTGTTGTAACCATTGCCGTGGAAGGTATGAAGTTTATCGAGCCCATTCAGGTGGGAGATATCTTTTGTTGTTATGGTTACGTGGAAAAAATAGGAAACACCTCAATTACAGTGAAGCTTGAAGTGTGGGTCAAACCTATACTGACGGAGGCCTGCGGTGTGGAGCGTTTTAAAGTTACGGAAGCCAGATTCGTGTATGTTGCTATTGATGATAACCACAAAAAAAGGCAAATTCCCAAAAAATAA
- a CDS encoding nitroreductase family protein: MNFDQITKTRRSINFFDPEKKVPQELIKKMVELAGNTPSSFNLQPWNLIILQDREQKEKLKALAWDQPKVVEAPVTMIVLADKEGWKQGHPGFERTWQEMVKTGMPETQRDWFLNAANSLYNWSPDANLAFAAKNAGFFAMSLMYAAVSLGLDSHPMDGFDHEGVKKAFNIPDRYWIPLLLAVGYKKPGLVLDPPKWRKTYEEIVVEF, from the coding sequence ATGAACTTTGATCAAATTACTAAAACCAGACGGTCCATCAACTTTTTTGACCCTGAAAAAAAAGTCCCCCAAGAACTGATTAAAAAAATGGTGGAACTGGCCGGAAATACTCCGTCCAGTTTTAATCTCCAGCCCTGGAACCTGATTATTCTTCAGGACAGAGAGCAAAAAGAAAAACTCAAAGCCCTGGCATGGGACCAGCCGAAAGTCGTTGAAGCCCCGGTAACCATGATTGTGCTGGCAGATAAGGAGGGATGGAAACAGGGCCATCCCGGATTTGAACGAACCTGGCAGGAGATGGTTAAAACCGGCATGCCCGAGACCCAACGGGATTGGTTCCTAAACGCCGCAAACAGCTTATATAACTGGAGCCCGGATGCCAACCTGGCCTTTGCTGCCAAAAACGCGGGATTCTTTGCCATGAGCCTGATGTATGCCGCCGTAAGTTTGGGGCTTGATTCCCATCCCATGGACGGATTTGACCATGAGGGCGTAAAAAAAGCATTTAATATTCCTGACAGATACTGGATTCCATTGCTGCTTGCCGTGGGATACAAAAAGCCCGGGCTTGTACTTGATCCGCCTAAATGGCGTAAGACCTATGAAGAGATTGTTGTTGAATTTTAA
- a CDS encoding Crp/Fnr family transcriptional regulator, whose amino-acid sequence MEENLLAHLQRPEFAELYAALKKRSYPKGAFICQPESGENQIFIVAKGRARVYLGYEDKEFNIGILSKGDIYSAHTRAFVQSLDNIELLTADIETFGQKMLDDPEVAKAMVGILGSMLKNSFTIIENLIFKDVNSRLVGLLVNEAKKHGIPAADGGIIVKIDLSVEQIAFLVGSTRQTVSTFLNQLSRQELIKKLERGTFLISDLAALEGLEPV is encoded by the coding sequence TTGGAAGAAAATCTTCTGGCTCACCTCCAGCGTCCGGAATTTGCAGAATTGTATGCTGCGTTGAAAAAACGCAGCTATCCCAAAGGGGCTTTTATTTGTCAGCCCGAAAGCGGGGAAAATCAGATTTTTATCGTGGCTAAGGGCCGAGCCAGGGTATATCTGGGGTACGAAGATAAAGAATTTAATATCGGCATTCTCTCTAAAGGCGATATCTATTCTGCACACACGCGAGCTTTTGTGCAGTCGCTGGATAACATCGAACTTCTGACCGCAGATATTGAAACATTCGGGCAGAAGATGCTGGATGATCCGGAAGTTGCAAAAGCCATGGTTGGCATACTGGGCAGTATGCTGAAAAACTCATTTACTATTATTGAGAATTTAATTTTTAAAGATGTCAACAGTCGACTGGTTGGACTTTTAGTAAACGAAGCCAAAAAGCACGGAATTCCCGCTGCAGACGGTGGCATCATTGTTAAAATTGATCTTTCTGTTGAACAGATCGCCTTTTTGGTGGGTTCTACACGGCAAACCGTATCCACCTTTTTAAATCAACTTTCCCGGCAGGAACTGATTAAAAAATTGGAACGGGGAACGTTTTTGATTTCAGATCTTGCCGCCCTGGAAGGCTTAGAGCCTGTTTAA
- a CDS encoding TrkH family potassium uptake protein produces MMLLHNRETNRKRKVLSPGRISMLSYAVLILLGAILLLLPASTEKGHLDFIDALFTSASAVCVTGLIVVDTASTFTFFGKVVIMALIQAGGIGIMVLSTMFLLTLGKRVSMTGRQMLSETYSYGQGKNVYSLIKEIVIFTFIIELIGAALMLPDFLYRFPVGKALCYAAFHSVSAFCNAGFSLFPDSFTQYDGSWLINLDICFLIITGGIGFIVMAEIRQKCLFSKRCRSKLSLHTRLTLTATLILLAGSTLLFFVLEWSNTLKDLPLHTKFLASFFQAVNTRTAGFNTLDIGNLANETLFISILLMFVGTAPGSCGGGVKVTTISAIAILGYSRFRGQEHPHIFYRRISDASISKAVSLILISMLVIVISVVLLQQTEIGGISHNLTRGSFLEIFYEVVSAFGTVGLSTGITSGFSGLGKLIIICIMFIGRLGPMGIAIAVSKKGKPSKFSYAQENIMIG; encoded by the coding sequence ATGATGTTGCTGCACAATAGGGAAACCAACCGGAAAAGAAAAGTTCTTTCCCCGGGTCGGATTTCCATGCTCAGTTATGCTGTGTTGATACTTCTTGGCGCGATTTTACTTCTTTTGCCCGCATCCACTGAAAAAGGACATTTGGACTTTATTGATGCACTTTTCACATCAGCTTCCGCCGTGTGCGTCACAGGGCTGATCGTGGTGGACACCGCTTCAACGTTCACCTTTTTCGGCAAAGTAGTCATCATGGCGTTGATCCAGGCCGGCGGCATCGGCATCATGGTTTTGTCCACCATGTTCCTGCTCACCCTTGGCAAACGGGTGAGCATGACCGGCCGGCAGATGCTCTCGGAGACCTACAGTTACGGCCAGGGAAAAAATGTATATTCACTGATTAAAGAGATAGTGATCTTTACATTTATCATTGAGCTGATTGGAGCGGCATTGATGCTGCCGGATTTTCTTTACAGGTTCCCTGTGGGCAAAGCCCTCTGCTATGCGGCGTTCCATTCGGTCAGTGCGTTCTGCAACGCAGGATTTTCCCTGTTTCCGGACAGTTTCACCCAATATGACGGCAGCTGGCTGATCAACCTTGATATCTGCTTTCTTATTATCACCGGCGGGATCGGGTTTATTGTCATGGCGGAAATCCGCCAAAAATGTTTATTTTCAAAACGCTGCCGGTCAAAACTAAGTCTGCATACACGGCTTACGCTGACTGCTACATTGATCCTGCTGGCCGGCAGCACGCTGCTATTTTTTGTTCTGGAATGGTCCAACACACTGAAGGACCTGCCCCTGCACACCAAATTTCTGGCCTCTTTTTTCCAAGCCGTGAATACCCGTACGGCCGGATTCAATACCCTTGACATTGGCAACCTGGCTAATGAAACGCTTTTTATCAGCATTCTGCTGATGTTTGTGGGCACAGCCCCCGGCTCCTGCGGCGGCGGGGTCAAGGTAACGACAATATCCGCCATCGCCATCCTGGGATATTCCAGATTCCGGGGACAGGAACATCCCCATATTTTTTACCGCAGGATATCTGATGCAAGTATATCAAAGGCGGTGAGCCTTATTCTTATCAGTATGCTGGTGATTGTCATCAGCGTGGTGCTGCTCCAGCAGACGGAAATCGGCGGTATCTCCCATAATCTGACCCGGGGCTCCTTTCTTGAAATTTTTTATGAAGTGGTCAGTGCCTTTGGCACCGTGGGACTGTCCACCGGTATTACATCCGGATTTTCAGGGCTTGGCAAACTGATTATTATATGTATCATGTTCATCGGACGCTTAGGCCCCATGGGCATTGCCATTGCAGTAAGCAAAAAAGGCAAACCAAGTAAATTTTCCTATGCCCAGGAAAATATAATGATCGGTTAA
- a CDS encoding dihydroorotate dehydrogenase-like protein: MDLSTTYLGLPLKNPVIVGSSGLTDTPEKIKEWEKNGAGAVVLKSLFEEEIIFEYDEVLKEVQNTGYNMEQFDYYDFVIKKKKLDAYLALIEEAKKAVSIPVIASVNCVYSHEWTAFADKIQGAGADAIELNMFFLPSDMNRTSREMEERYLQVINALTARVSIPVAVKISYHFSSLGQMIKKISDTGVSGMVLFNRFFNPDIDIEKLEIKPSFIFSTPSDIAMSLRWIALMYQRVNCDLAASTGVHDGEAVIKQILAGARAVQVVSALYKNRTGTIPAMLDRLTGWMGDKGYGSLSDFRGKLSHVKADDPAVLERVQFMKYYG; the protein is encoded by the coding sequence ATGGATTTATCTACGACTTACTTGGGTTTACCCTTAAAAAATCCCGTAATCGTCGGCAGTTCAGGACTGACGGATACCCCTGAGAAAATAAAGGAATGGGAGAAAAATGGAGCCGGCGCTGTGGTTCTCAAGTCCCTGTTTGAAGAAGAGATTATTTTTGAATACGACGAGGTGCTAAAGGAGGTACAGAATACCGGGTACAATATGGAGCAGTTTGATTACTATGATTTTGTAATCAAAAAAAAGAAGCTGGATGCCTACCTCGCACTGATTGAGGAAGCAAAAAAGGCTGTATCCATCCCTGTCATTGCCAGTGTCAATTGTGTCTATTCCCATGAATGGACGGCCTTTGCCGATAAAATCCAAGGTGCCGGGGCAGATGCTATCGAGCTTAACATGTTTTTTTTACCTTCGGATATGAACCGGACAAGCCGGGAAATGGAGGAACGGTATCTTCAGGTCATCAATGCCCTGACTGCCAGAGTCAGCATCCCGGTAGCCGTGAAAATAAGCTATCATTTCTCCAGCCTGGGGCAGATGATCAAAAAAATATCGGATACAGGGGTATCAGGCATGGTCCTGTTTAATCGGTTCTTCAACCCGGATATTGATATTGAAAAGCTGGAAATCAAACCATCTTTCATATTCAGCACCCCTTCGGACATTGCCATGTCCCTGCGCTGGATTGCATTGATGTACCAGCGGGTGAACTGCGACCTGGCAGCCTCCACAGGCGTACACGACGGGGAGGCCGTCATTAAACAGATCCTTGCTGGAGCCCGGGCCGTACAGGTGGTCTCTGCCCTGTATAAAAACCGCACGGGAACCATACCGGCCATGCTTGACAGGTTAACCGGCTGGATGGGGGACAAAGGGTATGGGTCCCTTTCCGATTTCAGGGGAAAACTCAGCCATGTCAAGGCTGATGATCCTGCGGTGCTGGAACGGGTCCAGTTCATGAAATATTACGGTTAA